The following DNA comes from Brassica oleracea var. oleracea cultivar TO1000 chromosome C5, BOL, whole genome shotgun sequence.
AATAAACGTTTTCTACTACATGGTATTAAAAGATAGAAAATGATGTGGAACGTGTATAGCATGTTTGTTTGGAGTTCTTTGTTCGGTTACTGTTTGTAAAACTTGGTAGATATTTTATCATTAAAAAATATGTAAATAGTTTACAGTAGTTTCTTTTATAAGCTCCTAATAATGTAAACTAATATTGGTATATAACTGTATTGCTCGTGGCTTTGTAATTTAGCTGACGAGTTCTATATGTCCAGATGGGGTTCACATTCCCGTCACGAACGCTAAACTGGGAAGAGTTCTTAACCTAACCATTGCGCACGCCAGAGTCACCATCAACCATACCCTTATATGTTCCCTAGATTTTTTCATGGTGAACAACATTTTTTCTCTTTTAGCTGACGTCTACTTTATCTCTAAGTTGTAGTGATCTCCATTTCTTTTCCTTAACATCCTCATGCAAAATGAATCTAATATGAACTTATTAAATCAAGCTGGAGAGAAGCCACTTCAAACTGCTTGAACAGCAGAAAACCTCATGTCTTTTCTCAAGCTCCTCACCGCACAAGGTGCTGATTTGGAGGGTCTGAACTCTGAATAACGAGCATGCCACGCCTCTTCATATCACATAACTCCTATATATATGTTGTGCTTCTGTTGGAACATGTGAGCTAACATTGAGACTCATGCTCAATGGAATAGTACGCTTTTAAGTGGTTATCGATTTTTTGCAATGTTGTTGTTTCCTTTTAGAATATTACAAAAGTAAACACTTTTCTAGACATAATAACAATGTTTAAGAAATTGTTAGGAAGTAACTAAGCATTTATAGAGGACTAGTGATTAATCAGATTATTCTTAAACCTCGTATAAAATGTGAATATGTATTAACATTATTACTTGATTAAACATATCTAAACCAATTATATCGACTTAGACAAATTTTAATAGATTTAGAACGGTTTAAACCAATTTGAATCACGTAGATCAGATTTTAAGATGCTAAAAATCAGATTTTAAGTATTTCGACTATAAACGTATGCTGTCTAAGGACATCTCCATCTCTATTCCATAATTTACTCTAGAAATGAAGTGAAAAATAAAGTATGAACAAAAAAATAAAAAAAATCACTTCATTTATAGAATAAACTTTTATTTTTTGTTCATACTACATTTTTCAATCTATTTTTGGAGTAAATTATGGAATAGGGATGGAGATGGTGCAAGTACCGTCTAGGTGCTACTTACACCTATTTTTAGAACATTGGATAACATTAACTTATAAGTGTCACTTTTCCATCTCTGCTAAATGAATTTGCATATGTAAATTTTCCTTACATCCGTAAGTGGACGGTGGCCTTTATTATATGTCAGCATCGGACGATGCGAGGCGGTGATCCATGCATATTTATGCCACTATGCGATTGATAATTATTGATCTTTTGAAAAAAATTACAATAAACACAAAAATTCGTGAGTGTAAATGATGATTAACTTTCTGTCATGCAACAGCAACAGCAACTTTAGTCGCCCCAGGAATATTCACCACGCGCTTGTTGTATATTCAACACACCAATCAAACTTTATTCGTTTGCCAACCATATTGTTTTAAACTACTTTTGTTCGAGATTTACTTGTAAGAACATTTAAGTGGAGTTTAAATTAGGGAAAATTGCCAAAAGAGAACAAGAAAACAACATAGTTGTCCCTATGGTATAAATCCATTTTTTTCATTTTTTTTTCTTTTATTTATCCTTTCCATATGTTAAAATTAATGAAATAAATAGTTATAAGAATCAAAAAAAATTATTAAAAATATAAACAATTAATAAAACACCCATTTACACAAACACATATTTTTTTTGGGTTGAAAAACATAATAAATCATGTTTTTAAATTATGTTCTACTAAAAGTAGAATTCTGTTTCTACACAAAACGGGTGAGTAGAAAGTGAATTCTAGAATGAAAACATCCATCTACTTGTTTTAGAACGTACAAACTATTTTTTACTATAATTCTAAATATGGGGAATACGAATTCTACAATTTGTAATGATCGCTATTTTTATTCAGAAAGATGTTTCTACTTTTATTGAGTATTCTAAGTTATCAGGAATGCAAAATCTAAAACATACACGAACGTCCACTTAGTGTAGAAATTACATTCTGGATATTTGTTACCTTCTACACAGTGTAGAAGGTGCCTTCTACGGATAAAAAACTGTATTTTCGAAAATTAAGGAAGTTGCCCTTTTAAAAATATTCTAACTTCCTAAAACGTGTTTTCATTGATTTGCTTCGTGAAAAATAAAAAAAAAAACGATTTTTAATGTTCTTCTTCACCAATCTATGATTTCCCTATGATTTCTCTACAGTTTGTCTTGTGATTTTCACAAACTCTTGTGCTATGATGCATATCTATACAACATGTGGTGTTTGGGAATTTGGAGCAACCACGGGATGGGTTTTTTCGGATGATGAGAAAGGGGCTAGGCTACTGTTATTGGAATCTAGTTCTACCTTAGAGGTTTTTAAAAGAATGGTTTTGGAGGATTTTGATATGGAAGAAGATAGCTTACCCGATTTGGAGTTGAGTTATCTACCTACTGAGTTGATCAATACATCAACTTGTCCACCTGTGATCATTGCAAATGATCGACAGTTTCAAAATTTTGTTGGTTTTGTTCAAAAGTGTGTTTCTACTCGATTGTGTGTAACATCTAAAGCCAAAGTTGAGAATCTGAATGAACCAGACTTTGATCTTAACAAGTCGCCAGCTGATTCAAGTACTGCTCAAGAGGAGGGAAACTCGGTTGATAGGGGGAACGAACCAGCTCCTGTGTTTGTTGAGAGGCAGTGCGAGAAAAAGAAAGAAAAGATTAGCAGAGTCGAAGTTGATGAGGATGCCTATCATGCTGATACCATGATTTCGGCCAAAGAGGACATACATAAGATGTCAAAGTTTTCTGTGCTCAANNNNNNNNNNNNNNNNNNNNNNNNNNNNNNNNNNNNNNNNNNNNNNNNNNNNNNNNNNNNNNNNNNNNNNNNNNNNNNNNNNNNNNNNNNNNNNNNNNNNNNNNNNNNNNNNNNNNNNNNNNNNNNNNNNNNNNNNNNNNNNNNNNNNNNNNNNNNNNNNNNNNNNNNNNNNNNNNNNNNNNNNNNNNNNNNNNNNNNNNNNNNNNNNNNNNNNNNNNNNNNNNNNNNNNNNNNNNNNNNNNNNNNNNNNNNNNNNNNNNNNNNNNNNNNNNNNNNNNNNNNNNNNNNNNNNNNNNNNNNNNNNNNNNNNNNNNNNNNNNNNNNNNNNNNNNNNNNNNNNNNNNNNNNNNNNNNNNNNNNNNNNNNNNNNNNNNNNNNNNNNNNNNNNNNNNNNNNNNNNNNNNNNNNNNNNNNNNNNNNNNNNNNNNNNNNNNNNNNNNNNNNNNNNNNNNNNNNNNNNNNNNNNNNNNNNNNNNNNNNNNNNNNNNNNNNNNNNNNNNNNNNNNNNNNNNNNNNNNNNNNNNNNNNNNNNNNNNNNNNNNNNNNNNNNNNNNNNNNNNNNNNNNNNNNNNNNNNNNNNNNNNNNNNNNNNNNNNNNNNNNNNNNNNNNNNNNNNNNNNNNNNNNNNNNNNNNNNNNNNNNNNNNNNNNNNNNNNNNNNNNNNNNNNNNNNNNNNNNNNNNNNNNNNNNNNNNNNNNNNNNNNNNNNNNNNNNNNNNNNNNNNNNNNNNNNNNNNNNNNNNNNNNNNNNNNNNNNNNNNNNNNNNNNNNNNNNNNNNNNNNNNNNNNNNNNNNNNNNNNNNNNNNNNNNNNNNNNNNNNNNNNNNNNNNNNNNNNNNNNNNNNNNNNNNNNNNNNNNNNNNNNNNNNNNNNNNNNNNNNNNNNNNNNNNNNNNNNNNNNNNNNNNNNNNNNNNNNNNNNNNNNNNNNNNNNNNNNNNNNNNNNNNNNNNNNNNNNNNNNNNNNNNNNNNNNNNNNNNNNNNNNNNNNNNNNNNNNNNNNNNNNNNNNNNNNNNNNNNNNNNNNNNNNNNNNNNNNNNNNNNNNNNNNNNNNNNNNNNNNNNNNNNNNNNNNNNNNNNNNNNNNNNNNNNNNNNNNNNNNNNNNNNNNNNNNNNNNNNNNNNNNNNNNNNNNNNNNNNNNNNNNNNNNNNNNNNNNNNNNNNNNNNNNNNNNNNNNNNNNNNNNNNNNNNNNNNNNNNNNNNNNNNNNNNNNNNNNNNNNNNNNNNNNNNNNNNNNNNNNNNNNNNNNNNNNNNNNNNNNNNNNNNNNNNNNNNNNNNNNNNNNNNNNNNNNNNNNNNNNNNNNNNNNNNNNNNNNNNNNNNNNNNNNNNNNNNNNNNNNNNNNNNNNNNNNNNNNNNNNNNNNNNNNNNNNNNNNNNNNNNNNNNNNNNNNNNNNNNNNNNNNNNNNNNNNNNNNNNNNNNNNNNNNNNNNNNNNNNNNNNNNNNNNNNNNNNNNNNNNNNNNNNNNNNNNNNNNNNNNNNNNNNNNNNNNNNNNNNNNNNNNNNNNNNNNNNNNNNNNNNNNNNNNNNNNNNNNNNNNNNNNNNNNNNNNNNNNNNNNNNNNNNNNNNNNNNNNNNNNNNNNNNNNNNNNNNNNNNNNNNNNNNNNNNNNNNNNNNNNNNNNNNNNNNNNNNNNNNNNNNNNNNNNNNNNNNNNNNNNNNNNNNNNNNNNNNNNNNNNNNNNNNNNNNNNNNNNNNNNNNNNNNNNNNNNNNNNNNNNNNNNNNNNNNNNNNNNNNNNNNNNNNNNNNNNNNNNNNNNNNNNNNNNNNNNNNNNNNNNNNNNNNNNNNNNNNNNNNNNNNNNNNNNNNNNNNNNNNNNNNNNNNNNNNNNNNNNNNNNNNNNNNNNNNNNNNNNNNNNNNNNNNNNNNNNNNNNNNNNNNNNNNNNNNNNNNNNNNNNNNNNNNNNNNNNNNNNNNNNNNNNNNNNNNNNNNNNNNNNNNNNNNNNNNNNNNNNNNNNNNNNNNNNNNNNNNNNNNNNNNNNNNNNNNNNNNNNNNNNNNNNNNNNNNNNNNNNNNNNNNNNNNNNNNNNNNNNNNNNNNNNNNNNNNNNNNNNNNNNNNNNNNNNNNNNNNNNNNNNNNNNNNNNNNNNNNNNNNNNNNNNNNNNNNNNNNNNNNNNNNNNNNNNNNNNNNNNNNNNNNNNNNNNNNNNNNNNNNNNNNNNNNNNNNNNNNNNNNNNNNNNNNNNNNNNNNNNNNNNNNNNNNNNNNNNNNNNNNNNNNNNNNNNNNNNNNNNNNNNNNNNNNNNNNNNGTTTTGGTTTCGTTTAGGGTATGTTTAGGGTTTTGGTTAGGGTTCTAATTTAAAATAGTGCTAAATTCTAGCATTCTTCAGCTAAAACCTCTTAATAATAAAACCACAAGATGTACATCAGATTAGAAGAGTCGATCCTAAAAATCATAATAAAACACTAGAAGTTGTACAATAGACTAAGCATTCTTGTTCCTAAAAATGATAATAAAACACTAGAAGTTCTACATCAGATTAAGCAATCTTGTTCATTACATTAGAACTAGAAACCAAGCAGTCTCACAGAATCTCCTCTACAGTCGAAGAGAGACACTCTGGGGATTGATACTTTGACATCCTGTCAATCAATTCCGGATCATTAGCTGCTTCCCAAAGATCCCATAAAATCCTGTGGCGAGCTTCGATAATGTTACCATCATGCAACAACGACAACTCCAATCCAAGCGCATGGCACTCAATGAACTTCACTGCATAGACGCCACAGTCACAGGCACTTTTATTCAGATTCCCAACGGGGACATAGAAAACAGTATATGCACTGAAATCCTTCTGGTGTCTCATAGGCTGAACTGCCTTGACAATACGCGGAATAAGGTTTGCGAACCCATCCACCTCCTTGTACCTTTTCCTACCCTAGCAGTCGAACACATCAATGCTCCTCGTCACGAAACTAATGCACAAGGCGATCCAATGATTCCCACTGACATGAACTGACATGAACAGGGACATAAAGCCGATCCACATCTATATTCCATATCTCATGTGTCCTGCCATGTGGTGGAAGGACCCCTTTACCGTACTGCAGTAGCAAATTATGAAGCATGTAGCTCTTTCTACCCTGAGCTTCTAAANNNNNNNNNNNNNNNNNNNNNNNNNNNNNNNNNNNNNNNNNNNNNNNNNNNNNNNCAGGTCTCCATCGTTTCAAAGATGTTCTCTCTCGGAATATGTACATTGCGGCGTCAATCTCCTGCATATTTCAAAAATCTTAGCACACACAATGTATTTAAAAGACACAAATGGAAGCTAATAGTCTCTAAGGTTTACCAAGCTATCAACCCACTCAGATTTATCCATAAGACGATTAGCAATCTCAAAATCTAAAGTGGCAGGTCCAATCCGTAGACGTCTGAAACCAAATACAATGATAAAATTATAAAACAATTATACATTTTATTTAAAATATATCAATACATGACAGATGAATGAGAATAGAGTACTTACGTGGAGGAAGTTGACCAAGTTCTAACTTTTTCCCAATCCTCTTCACGGAAAAACACCAATGCGGCATCTGGGGAGTCTTCTTTGGTTCGATCTATTTGCTCATCATTCCACTGCAGTGGNNNNNNNNNNNNNNNNNNNNNNNNNNNNNNNNNNNNNNNNNNNNNNNNNNNNNNNNNNNNNNNNNNNNNNNNNNNNNNNNNNNNNNNNNNNNNNNNNNNNNNNNNNNNNNNNNNNNNNNNNNNNNNNNNNNNNNNNNNNNNNNNNNNNNNNNNNNNNNNNNNNNNNNNNNNNNNNNNNNNNNNNNNNNNNNNNNNNNNNNNNNNNNNNNNNNNNNNNNNNNNNNNNNNNNNNNNNNNNNNNNNNNNNNNNNNNNNNNNNNNNNNNNNNNNNNNNNNNNNNNNNNNNNNNNNNNNNNNNNNNNNNNNNNNNNNNNNNNNNNNNNNNNNNNNNNNNNNNNNNNNNNNNNNNNNNNNNNNNNNNNNNNNNNNNNNNNNNNNNNNNNNNNNNNNNNNNNNNNNNNNNNNNNNNNNNNNNNNNNNNNNNNNNNNNNNNNNNNNNNNNNNNNNNNNNNNNNNNNNNNNNNNNNNNNNNNNNNNNNNNNNNNNNNNNNNNNNNNNNNNNNNNNNNNNNNNNNNNNNNNNNNNNNNNNNNNNNNNNNNNNNNNNNNNNNNNNNNNNNNNNNNNNNNNNNNNNNNNNNNNNNNNNNNNNNNNNNNNNNNNNNNNNNNNNNNNNNNNNNNNNNNNNNNNNNNNNNNNNNNNNNNNNNNNNNNNNNNNNNNNNNNNNNNNNNNNNNNNNNNNNNNNNNNNNNNNNNNNNNNNNNNNNNNNNNNNNNNNNNNNNNNNNNNNNNNNNNNNNNNNNNNNNNNNNNNNNNNNNTCCGTATGATCCACGCTCTTATCAGCTTCTGACCCTCTATCATGGCAGTCGGGAGCCTCCATTTTAGTTTCTTCAGGGTCTAAAACTTGCCAGTCTGTGCTGCTCCAATCATACTTGTTCCTGATCCTCTCCAAAAGAAGGTCAACTCGTTGATCTTCCATCTCACCCTTCCTTATATAGTCAACATCTAGAAACACATTACCATTACCAGTCACTGATATGACCGAGAACAAGTTATCCTGCAAACAGTTAAAACATTAAAATCCAAACAAAATATATACAACAACCATATAAAAGAAAAAGACAGAGAGAATGTTCCCTTCTTAATTAAGGAGTCCTCGAGCTCAATGATGTCTTCATAAGAAACTTTTGCAACTCCTTTCCAATTGCCACACCTTGGACCTTTGAAGCTGTCTGAGACTCTTCTGCCTAATATTTCTCTAAAATCAGGAATTGCCTCCATAATCTAAATCTGGAGAGCATAGGAGAAACCCTCGAAAATGTAGCTCTCCTTCTTACCCAACTTCTTCATTGCCTTCTCAATCGAACTCAACAGGAAATCATACGAGTGAAGACCCCAATGGAACTTCCGAACCTTGTCAAAATCCATCACCAACTTGATGTACATATGAGGGATGGACACCTTCTCATCTCTCCCCATCACCACACCCACTATTACACACAAGTAGATCAACCTCATCCTATCAAGCCGCGTCCAAGTGTGAACTTCTTGCAGATGAACCTTTCTGATCGACTGCAAGGTGATCTTACCACCTGTGTGCAGTAGGTTACTCCAAAAACCCCCATCGTTTTTCCATTTCACGACGTCAGTGTTAGTTTCCCGTGTAATCTTGAGGCCTGTCACAGCATGGTACTCCTGAAGCGAAAACCGGAGAGGCGTCCTCGCAAAAACAAACCACTTCTCATGCAGCTTTGAGGTAATCAGCTGTCTACATATGAAGCTATCCACTAGTTTCCCAGAGAACTTGAGATCATTTTCGGCAATAGCCATGATATGTGTGAAAACATGATCTCTCTTCACATCATCGTACTCTGCACACATAGCTTTCTTCAGATCTCTGATAAGTTCCATGCGGCAACTGTTGTTGATCTTCTTAACCCGAGGTTCTGAACCCTCTGCATATAATCGTTTAGGTAGCTCCAGCTCCATATCTACAAAAGATAATAAAACACATGGTTGTTAACAGCAATATCATAAACATGCAAACGCCCGAAACAAGCGTAAGAGTGAAACTGAGCCAGAGTGAAACTGAGCCAAACACAAGATAATAATCAAAAGCAAAACACCATTGTCTAATCAAATTTAAATTTAGAAACACAGTAGATCGATTAATCAAATAAGACAAGTCAATCTCCATCTCGCAATCAAATCAGCAAATTAAGACAATTAACAGTCAAATACACACAAACTTTGTTCAGCGAAATCAGTATCGTAACACTCACAAAGACAAACACAAACACTAACATTGTTCACCAAAATCGGTTCACATAATCAAAAAGTCAATTCAGACAAGCAAACAAATATTGATCCAAGTCAAAGTAACAAACTTAATAATGAAACAAAGACTAAGACAAATCAAAGAAACAAACCGTTCACAAATTGAGACCAGATAGCCGGATGAGAGAGGCGGAGAAGGGGAGAGAAGCCGAAAGGTGGAGAGAAATGGAGAGAAGCGACGAGAAGCAGAGAGGCGGAGAGTAGCGGAGAGGTGAAGAGAATCAGAGAGAAGCGCCGAGAAGCGGAGAGGCAGAGAGGCGGATAAGCTCGATTTTGCCTTTGATTTCACTGGTTCGTCCACAAGATCGCCATCTTCAAAGTCTCAATTTTTTGGCCATCAGAGAGAGGCGGTGAAACAAAAACGAAATTAGTTCAGAGGTGGAGGCAAACAGAGAGAAGCAGCGAGCAGCAGAGAGGCGGAGAAGCTTGATTTCGCCGTTGAATTCACCGGTTATCTTTTAGCAATTTTCCCTTTAAATTATTACGTGTAATCGTTAAGAAAGAGATACGATTTTGATATACAATGGCAAAACTCGTATTAATAAATGGTCGGTTGACCATGCATGTTTGTTTCCTAAATAGAAGGCCGACTTCCCAATAATGG
Coding sequences within:
- the LOC106292363 gene encoding uncharacterized protein LOC106292363, giving the protein MEAIPDFREILGRRVSDSFKGPRCGNWKGVAKVSYEDIIELEDSLIKKDNLFSVISVTGNGNVFLDVDYIRKGEMEDQRVDLLLERIRNKYDWSSTDWQVLDPEETKMEAPDCHDRGGMMSK